The genomic window attattataaatagacaatCTGTGCGACGTATAATTCAAGCATATTGTGGTTTCGGACGTTAACTCGAAGTTTGTTTTGGCAATATTTCGCATCGTTGGAGTGTTTACACCGCGCACGtggccgcgccgcccgcccgcGCGCTGCAATGCCGCGTAAAACTTTCTTTGAGAACACTGCCCTAGTATAAGTTAACTCGCCAGGGAGATAACGCGATCGCGACCATGACTTTAACCTGTAGCGCCTGATTCATGCAGCCTCGACTACATGTTCGTCGAGAAGGGGAGtgtcgtatttttatttttttttcgttggaGGAGACGGAGCTCTCCCTTAGATTAATGGTTTAGATGGCTAACAACAACGCCGTTTCGTCGACTTTACCGTCGAGAGATTATCATTGTAAGGTCTGCGACCTATATTTGGATACCGTGGACTCTCTAGAAGTGCATTTACAATATCATAAAGAGAATTTGTACGTAAAGTGGGGCACGCAGAACACACAAAATGATTCGGAGAATAATAACGGTACAAAAATAAAGAACGAAACGACAGTGTCGGCTCCAGCCGACTCCAGCGACAGCATGATCACTAAACCAAGCCCGGAGTTTCAACACCGGGCAACACCAGAAACAACAGTTCAATTTCCGCATCCGGCAACACCACAAAGCTATCACAGTGCTCCATCGCCATATCAAAACCCGGATCAAACGAACTTTTCCCCGGGAGCACAATTCGGTAATAACTTTTCTCATGCTAATTTTTCACAAAATCAACACACAGAACAAATTAACTGGGAGCAATCTCAATATAACCAAGATTATCATAAGCCAAATCGCTTCCATCCTTATAATATGCAAGACCGCGTGTCACAAGTGTCATCGTCGAGTCCACTATATGGTCAACCACTAAATCAACCAACACCATCACCGTCACCCAACCAATGTGACAAGTGCGGCTTTGTTTGTGATTCTGCTGTCCAGCTTAATGAACATTGCAATTCGGCGCACGCAGGTACGAGTGCTGCTCCTGTTTCAGCACCTATGCCTTTTCAACAATTTTCTggaaaatcatataataattcTGGTTATCAAAATGATACTGTAAAAGTTAAGGAAGAACATGAAGAGTCATCAGATATACTTGACTTAGACTCACAGAAAGTTGTATATCAAGGAAATGAAGGAGATCAACAGAATACGCCCTATGAAGAGACACATTCACAAGTTCGTGAGGTTAATACAAGAACTGTACCAATGATGCCATGGGAAACTCAAAAACTGTATAATAACCCGCAACTCAATGGAGACGTATCTTTGTTTAAAGACCAGAAAATGTTTGCGGAACAACAAAAGGTTTATACTGCAGAAGGAAAAATGTTTCACCCTGATCAAAAGTTTGGTTACGCACAAGAAAAATTTTTAGTACATCATGAACAAAAACCTTTTATGCATGTGGAACAAAAAATTTATCCAGGTGTGCAGATGCCACCATTATCTGATTATTCAGGAAATGTCGCTTCAACTAATTCTGACATGAAACCGCCTTATCGACCATATGATTCACCTTCAGCGCCTCAAATAACAAGTACACAACCTGCTAATCCTACTTCATCATCTCTTCCATCTATTGGGGGAAAAGGTGCAAATTGGAAATCAAATGAAGCAAGGAGGCCGAAAACATATAATTGTACAGCCTGTAACAAATGGTTTACTAGTTCGGGTCATTTAAAAAGGCACTATAATACTACACTTCATAAAAATGCGGTAAGATCATCGGGGCAACCAGATCCTGCAACAATGCCAATTTCAAGCCACCATCATCCAAGTCGTGACTCATTACAAAATCGCGCTCAACAACAGAGTGTTGATTCGAACACTCAAAGTCCTATCCCATCTGATGACAGTCGAAGTGTAGATGAAGGCGCTTTACAATCGCCTTACACATCGCAGAACTTCGAGCGCTCGCATCGTGTACTCGCCATGCAGTCCAAGTCACCATATACACATCTTCAACAGggtaatttagataataatttcaGTAATAATCCTTTAGCTAATCACCCTTTACAGCATCAAGTCGGTTCACATCCCATAAACATAGGCAGTCAACCGCCGGGTATAGGGAATCCAAATGATAATCCTCAAGCCTCAAAAGGGCCTACAATGTCTACTGGCGTGAATCCCCCAAACGGGGAAGCAGGTCCCTCTGTTTCACAAAATCACCATATGAGGGGCCTGCTATCAGTGTCAACCAGCAATATTTCAACGCCAGTTCTAACTCAGAGTACGCCAACACTTACGGCACACACGCTACCACCGTTCAGCCATTTGGGTGTCAATCCATACAGCCCGAGGTCTACGGATCCTTTGGGGCCTTCGGTTCCGGACCCCACGCACACCCCATTATATTTGGGTCAGAATTTTCAGCAGACTATAGCACCGAGTTACCCAAACGGGATGGCCCCCCACGTTATGGATATGGCTATCAACAATCTGCCTATAGCCAATCCGGCTACTTTTGGTGAATCCGCACCAGAAGAAGTCGAGGTTATGGAACAAGAAACGTCGAATCAGCCTGCTAGCGGACGCTTGCCGAGTTTTTCGCAGCTCCAAACGCAGAGCTTTAGCGTTTATGTTTCTAACTATATTACATCACCTAACGTGGGGGGTCAAGTTGTTACCGACGAATCTACCGCCGGTTACATTATTGTCGATCCAGTCCATTCGCCGATACAGTACAATGGTATTGATATGGGCGGTCAAACTTTAGATTATGATTATAGTTTTTCACCAAAAACTAATAAGGAAAATGTTCTTAGttataatacagataatataaaagtatatccaTATGGCTATGCGGTAGGAGGTAAAACTATCAAACGAGAGGATGACGTCTTAAGGACAGACTCTAGCGAGCttcagattttaaaaatagaagataTTATGGATTAtgctaataaagaaaattatggaGCTCAAATGAAGTCTCCAGCAAGCCCAGAAAGTGCTAAGGCCGAGAATGAAAGCCATGGCTCGCCTTCAATTACGTCGACGGTGCCAAGTACACCGCTCACTGAAAGGAATCAATTAAAAAAGGCCGCACCTGCGACAGTTCATAAATGTTTTGAATGTgacaaattattcaataaagcaTGTTATCTTACACAGCATAATAAAACGTTCCATTCAGGAGCTAAGCCTTTTAAATGTGACCGGTGTGGCAAACGATTTTCGGATGACGTTTCGTATGAAGGCCACTACTTAAAACACGCAGACAATAAGCCCTTTAAATGTAATGAATGTCCAAAATCTTTTAACCACAAGACAGATCTACGTCGACATATGTGTTTGCATTCTGGTTGCAAACCCTTTGCCTGCGATCATTGCGGTAAAGGATTTATAAGAAAAGATCATATGGTTAAACATTTTGATACACATATGAAAAAGAACTTGcggtcatcatcatcgtcgatCTCTTCGACGTCACCGTCTACATAAACGacttccaaaatatatatattaggtcATTTTGGTCAATACGTTAGCTACAATTTTTTCACACATAtcattttcaaaagaaaaaagtcttgtaatgacaattaaattatatttatatagttaataacatttaaacataatactATGTTATAGATCTGTTTGTCCTTTCAACATAGCCGCGGATCGACTCCGACGCATGCATTTTGTTCGccagctgtttttttttgttgttcatTCAATCTAACCTTGTATTCGGTGCAAGGTGACTTTACATGTCTGGGTGTCTGGGCGCTAAACATGTAATTACACGACGTCGGAATGATATTCCGCAATAATTTATAGACCGATCCATATCATTTAACATatgaattactattatataGTAGTGTtagttagataaaaaaatatcaggtGATTCTTACATTAGGTGATTTGAATGGTTGTCATTTTCGACATTTAATCAGTACATatcttttaattgtaaattatggACCATAGAcggttttagttaaaaaatactacgttttaataataattgttaatgtttttgatGAATGCGCATCGTCGTGGAGAATTAAttagaatatgttttattgtaaataatttaatttgggaCTCAATGCCAGACATTTATTTACCTAAGTACcgtggaaattatttttattaatttgtttaatttcaaacaatatctTGTTGCATATGTTTTAgtctaattacaaaaaaatgaattagttttttaattgacaaaaaaatattttgacgtatCTTGATCAAATGATGACatgtacttaattaattaacatgtaGATAAATGTTAATGACATAGGATCTCGAAGGAAGTTCATAGCaactatataattgtttttaaaaagtgaTGTTGTTGTAAAAAAGGTCTTACAATGTGCCATTCCGTTTGCATTTCGTTAGTCGTCTTCGACTGCGGTTGTTTCGACGCGCGGTAGTTCCCACAACACAGCTTGACTAGGTGTTATAATTGTCGTTTTTGTTTTAGGTATAAATTATCCTATTggttattacttatattaatgttttcccGGTGcttcctatttttattattttgtctgttGACATTTGTTTTAACTGTTAGGTAGTTGACGAAATTCggaatttttcttaaaaattaatcataatttatgtcCAATTTAAGTtaccaatatattatttgaacgaATTTAGTTTAAACATTCCTGTTTCGTTAGTGTTAGGTAAGTAGTCTTCCTGAACGTTGCCAAATTAACTCCGCCAACTGTCTGTTGCGaaacaatttaactttaatgATTTCTAgcctaataattaaattctctagcaataattttaatactaatgtaaatgtttttgtataataataaataaaatatcatgtttattattattaattgacttAGGTACTGAATGAAGAATAAGGGATACATCATTGAATactttgtacataatatataaaaaaggtcgACGGATTAACTCGATAAAGTACGAAAAGACGGTCCTAATGCACCGgctattcaaaacatttttcttgttatttacTAATCTGTTCGGTCAAGTAATTGTTGCTCCGCGCAGTGACATGTGTGACGaaatggtaataaataaaacgagtaGTTCTCAGTTGCACTTGGTACATGAACTGTAAGTCATTCCGAATAACAAGTTGAATATTTTGGAAAGCTCATCTCGAAGCtatatattctgtagtatacTCATTAGTACcgaataattattgaaaataaagtgCAATATGAACATTGTATCGActtaattttgataatgtttGTATTTGACTGTTGATTATAttgcagaaatatttttatacaaataaaattacactaaCAATGCTCATCTACCTCATCAGTgactatatatacaaataaataaatgaaataaattaaattgtctcGTTAAATTCAGAACAAAATATAActgaatatatctttaatagaaTACGTGATTCatcctttattataatatttacaaatgtaataaGTATAGTTTACTAATAATGTGGATTTTTTCtatgtacaatattaaactTCTTGTCGCAAAACGTACGCACTCAATAGCCAATTACTTCATAAACAGTTTTACAATTTGATGGCGGGAGATAACGAACTATTTACGattttatacacaaattttcataataaaacataagtaaCAGGAACATATTAAAACATGAGGTTATTGGCTAGGAATGCCTGCGTAccgaaaaacaaataataaattatatataattatataaaagtaaatgaataaCATTTAACCGTTATAtcataatagataaaatatgttGAAATTTTACTAGACTGTTGAGAAGATTTTTgtataacagaaatattttcatcatagCAATAATTGTAACAATGACATGATAAGGAACTTAACTACCTCAAATAACGAGTAATAGTGTTTAGAGTGTTGTGAGGGCGCGGGCCGCGGTCGACGGGCCTCGCCGACTAAACGAATACCTCATCTTGCCTTCATGTATAAGTAGCAAAAACTTCTTTATTTACCGCAGGCGGCCCCGTTGCTTGGCGGCCCGACGCTCGATTCAGATATATTTTAGCAGACATATTTGTCTTTCTTGTACTGTTTAAAACACGCACTAGTAGTGTCGGTTAGATGTAACTAATGTAAATACTAAACggtaaatttgttatttatcatattCTATTATTGTATCCATCGATACGTTTATTTTGACATAAGTTCGTAGTGATttcaagtttataaaaatagtacataAGGACGATAAATTGTAAGATTCAGTGATTATGTTTgtgtataatgttttaatttaattatcagttACCAGATGATTTCTGTTACATTCGATTGAGTAAAATTGAGAGGATAAATACTATAAGatgttgttttcatttaaatattattccctTGTAAGTTGAACGCATTTGTAGCAGAAACGTTGACAGCGTGCGTTTTCAttggttttacttttatttgtttactatAAGCGTAGTGCGAAATTTAACTGTTGCTAGATGAAGgccaagtgacgtcaccggtgAAATTTGATGCATTTAACGTGATTCCtctgaatatttattgaatataagttTAGATTATGTAGCAAAGCAAGCTACGACGAATTGTACTTGAGATTACTTGGTCTTTGTCTAGAATCATAGTAGAGTTAAGTCTCGATAGTTTATTCTAGTGATAGGTGGCAGATCTGTCACACCGCCACAGCGAACGGTTGATGTTTTATGCTATGCATTGATATTTCCATATGCGAGAATGTGTAAGATTCGTTTGCGATTCGCTTCATCGGCGACGTGACATTTTAACGTATGGAAATGTCGTATACCTAATCTAAATAACAGCTAtgcgatgttttatttattctcagGTTTtgccaaataaataatgt from Vanessa tameamea isolate UH-Manoa-2023 chromosome Z, ilVanTame1 primary haplotype, whole genome shotgun sequence includes these protein-coding regions:
- the Zld gene encoding transcription factor Zelda, producing MANNNAVSSTLPSRDYHCKVCDLYLDTVDSLEVHLQYHKENLYVKWGTQNTQNDSENNNGTKIKNETTVSAPADSSDSMITKPSPEFQHRATPETTVQFPHPATPQSYHSAPSPYQNPDQTNFSPGAQFGNNFSHANFSQNQHTEQINWEQSQYNQDYHKPNRFHPYNMQDRVSQVSSSSPLYGQPLNQPTPSPSPNQCDKCGFVCDSAVQLNEHCNSAHAGTSAAPVSAPMPFQQFSGKSYNNSGYQNDTVKVKEEHEESSDILDLDSQKVVYQGNEGDQQNTPYEETHSQVREVNTRTVPMMPWETQKLYNNPQLNGDVSLFKDQKMFAEQQKVYTAEGKMFHPDQKFGYAQEKFLVHHEQKPFMHVEQKIYPGVQMPPLSDYSGNVASTNSDMKPPYRPYDSPSAPQITSTQPANPTSSSLPSIGGKGANWKSNEARRPKTYNCTACNKWFTSSGHLKRHYNTTLHKNAVRSSGQPDPATMPISSHHHPSRDSLQNRAQQQSVDSNTQSPIPSDDSRSVDEGALQSPYTSQNFERSHRVLAMQSKSPYTHLQQGNLDNNFSNNPLANHPLQHQVGSHPINIGSQPPGIGNPNDNPQASKGPTMSTGVNPPNGEAGPSVSQNHHMRGLLSVSTSNISTPVLTQSTPTLTAHTLPPFSHLGVNPYSPRSTDPLGPSVPDPTHTPLYLGQNFQQTIAPSYPNGMAPHVMDMAINNLPIANPATFGESAPEEVEVMEQETSNQPASGRLPSFSQLQTQSFSVYVSNYITSPNVGGQVVTDESTAGYIIVDPVHSPIQYNGIDMGGQTLDYDYSFSPKTNKENVLSYNTDNIKVYPYGYAVGGKTIKREDDVLRTDSSELQILKIEDIMDYANKENYGAQMKSPASPESAKAENESHGSPSITSTVPSTPLTERNQLKKAAPATVHKCFECDKLFNKACYLTQHNKTFHSGAKPFKCDRCGKRFSDDVSYEGHYLKHADNKPFKCNECPKSFNHKTDLRRHMCLHSGCKPFACDHCGKGFIRKDHMVKHFDTHMKKNLRSSSSSISSTSPST